GAAAAGAGGGGAAACGACGACGACTGTGGCTGTTCTCCGCTCTACATCGACTCGGGCGCCTCGACCCCGAGCACGTCGAGGGCGTTGGCGATCGTGTGGCGCGCGGCGGCGACGAGCGCGAGGCGCGCCTCCCGGGTCGCCTCGTCGTCGGCCGTGAGCACCGGACACTCCCGGTAGAAGGCGTTGAACGTCTCCGCGAACTCGCGGGTGTAGGTGGCGATCCGGTGGGGTTCCAGGTCGTCGGCGGCCTCCTCGACGACGGCCGGGAACCGCGCGACGACCTTCAGCAGGTCGCGTTCCTCGGGCGTCGACAGCGCCTCCGGATCGACGGCGGCGTCGGGGGCCAGCCCCTCCTCGCCGGCTTCCGAGACGATCCCGCAGCAACGCGCGTGGACGTACTGGACGTACGGCGCCGACTGCGCCTCGAAGTCGAGCGCGCGGTCCCACTCGAAGGTGATCGACTTCGTCGGCTGCTTGCTGACGATGTCGTAGCGGACGGCGCCGATGCCGACCTGCCGGGCGATGCGTTCGACGTCCTCCTCGCTCAGGTCGTCGTCGCGGATGCGGTCGTCCATGCGCGACTCCACCTCCTGGCGGGCGCGGTCGATCGCCTCGTCGAGCAGGTCGTCGAGGTTCACCGCCGTGCCAGCGCGCGTGGACATCTTCCCCTCGGGGAGGTTCACGTACGAGTAGAACATCGACTGCAGGCGGTCGGTGTCGTTGCCGAGGAGCTCGAGCGCGGCCTGGAGCTGGCCGGCCTGGAGCTTGTGGTCCTCGCCCAGCACCGTCACCGCGCGGTCGTAGTTCTCGAACTTCCACTCGTGGTGCGCGAGGTCCCGCGTCGTGTACAGCGAGGTGCCGTCCGAGCGGAGGAACACGAGCTTCTTCTCGTAGCCGTGCGCCGAGAGGTCGACCTGCCAGGCGCCCTCCTCGAGGACGGACTCGTCGAGGTCCTTCAGGCGCCGTGCCACGTCGTCGGAGGAGCCGTCGCGGATGAAGCGCGTCTCCTTGACGAACTCGTCGAACTCGGCGGGCAGGCGCGCGAGCGACGCCTCCATCCCCGAGAGCACCGTGTCGACGACCTCGCCGACGCGCTCATAGGTGTCCTCGTCGCCCGACTCGAGCCCCTGGAGGATCGAGGCGATCTCCGCCTCGGCCGCCTCCACCGTCTCCTCGTCGCCCTCCTCCAGCACCTCGTTGCCCTTGCGGTAGTAGCGCACGAGGTCGTAGTCGGGCTTGTCGCGGGCGGGCTCGGGGAGGTCGGACTCGTCGAACGTCTCGTAGGCCCACGTGAAGATCGCCATCTGTCGGCCGGCGTCGTTGACGTAGTAGTGGCGGTCCACGTCGTAGCCGGCGTACTCGACGGCGTTGGCGACGGCGTCGCCGATGATGGGGTTGCGCGCGCGGCCGACGTGGACCGGCCCCGTCGGGTTCGCGGAGGTGTGCTCCACGACGACGGACTCGTCCTTCCGCGGGAGTCGGCCGAACTCGGCGTCGCGGGCGGCGTCGAGCGTGTCCGCGAGGTAGGCGTCGTCGACGAAGAAGTTCACGTACGGGCCGCTGGTGTCCACGCGCGCGAGGTACTCCGTGGCGGCCACGTCGACCGCGTCGGCGACCTCGCCGGCGACCTGCGGCGGCGGCGCGCCCGCCTCGCCGGCTAACCGGAAGGCGACGCTGGAGGCGAGCGTCGCGTCGACGCCGTCGGGCGGGTCCTCGATGCCGAGGTCGTCGGTCGGATAGCCGAGGTCGGCGAGCGCGTCCGTCAGCGCCGCCGCCACGGCCGACCGGAACTGTCTGAACATGCGCGTGGCTTCCCCCGCCGCCGATAAATGGGTTTCCGAACCGCACCGCCGACCGCGGCGGCAACCGCGTCCCGTTCTCGTTCCCGTTCACCGGACGCGACCCGGCTCGCCGGCACCGACGCCTTTTGGTGTATCGGGCCCACAGCATCGGTACGAATCCCGGTCGCGTGACGATCCGTAACGATTCTGTTATGCATACCGGATTCGGTATGCTTTTGGGTCGCGCCCTCCGACCTGTGGGCAATGAGCACTTCCACGACGGCCGTCGGCCACGACGAGGTGGCCGCGCTGAAGACGGTCGCGCTGCGGGGCGGCCTCCGCGAGCCGGTGAAGGTCTCCTGTTCGACGCTCGGCGAGCGCCTCGACGCCTCCAGTCAGACGGCCTCGCGACGGCTCCAGCGGCTCGAGTCCGCCGGACTGCTCGATCGCGACGTCGTCGGCGACGGGCAGTGGGTGACGGTGACAGACGCCGGCGAGCGTCGCCTGCGCGGGGAGTACGCCGACTACCGTCGCCTGTTCGAGGGCGAGGCCGGCCTCTCGCTGTCCGGGACGGTCACCTCCGGGATGGGCGAGGGACGCCACTACATCCAGCTGTCGGGCTACCACGAGCAGTTCGTCGAGCGCCTCGGCTACGAGCCGTTCCCGGGCACGCTGAACGTCGAGCTCTCGGAGGCGGCCGTCCGCGCCCGCGCGGGGCTGGACTCCGTCGACGGGATCCCGATCGACGGCTGGGAGGACGAGGAGCGCACGTTCGGCCCGGCGACGTGTTACGCCGCCGAGGTGCGCGCCGACGGCGACGCGTTCGCGCCGGCGCACGTGATCGTGCCCGAGCGCACCCACCACGACGAGGACCAGCTCGAACTCATCGCGCCCGCGAAGCTGCGCGAGGAGCTGGATCTGGCCGACGGCGACGAGGTGCGCGTGCGCGTCACCGACGCCGAGCGCGCCGACGAGCCCGCCCCGTCGGCCGGGGGCGCTGACGCCGGGGGGTCGGCGTGAGCCGGCAGGCCGGCCGGCTGGACCGCGCGCTCGCCGCCTTCCGCGCTGGCGAGCCGGTGCTCGTCCACGACTTCGACGACCGCGAGGGGGAGACGGACCTCGTGTACCCCGCGGGCGCCGTCGAGCCGGCGGACGTGACGCGCATGCGCAACGACGCCGGCGGGCTGATCTGCGTGGCCGTCTCCGACGCCGTCGCCGACGCCGCCGACCTCCCGTTCCTCGAGGAGCAGATCGACCACCCGGCGGCCGCGAGCCACGACCTCGCGTACGACGACCGCTCGTCGTTCTCGCTGCCGGTGAACCACCGCGACACCTTCACCGGGATCACCGACGACGACCGCGCGCTGACGATCACGGAGCTTGCCTCGATGGCCTCCGCCGTCGAGGCGGGCGTCGAGTACGGCCCCGACGAGTTCGCCGCCGAGTTCCGCGCGCCCGGCCACGTCCACGTGCTCCGGGGCGCCCCCGACGGGCTCTCGGACCGACTGGGGCACACCGAGCTGGGGCTCGCGATGGCCGCGGAGACGGGCAACCCGCCCGCCGCGGTCGTCTGTGAGATGCTCGACGACGAGACCGGCCGGGCGCTGTCGACCCGGGCGGCCCGCGAGTACGCACAGCGCCACGGCTTCCCGTACGTCGAGGGCGAGGAGCTGGTCGAGGCGCTGCGGTAGCGTCCCCGGTCCCGCCGGCGGCGACTCAGCCGAGCAGCCCGAACAGCCCGAGTACCCATCGACCGATCTCCGATCCCGCGAACAGCGCGCCCTCCGGACGGGAAAGCTGTCGCCCGGTCCACAGCGCGGCGACCATCAGAACCGTGACGCCGGCCAGCCACGCCAATGTCTCCAGCGCGTTCGCGGACACGGCCAGCGGCCGGACGAGCGCCGCCGCCCCCATGATCCCAGTGATGTTGAACACGTTGCTGCCGACGACGTTGCCGACGGAGACGCCGAGGCTCCCGCGGCTCAGCGCCACCAGCGACACCGCGAACTCCGGGGTCGACGTGCCGGCGGCGACGATGGTCCCGCCGATCACCCACTCGGAGATCCCGGCCCCGCGCGCGAGCGTCGACGCCGCGGCGACCATGTAGTCGCCGCTCACCAGCACCAGCGCCAGCCCGCCGACGAGTAACAGCGCGTCGCGACCGCGGAACGACACTCGCCCCGTGATGTCGGTCGTCGCCGCGTCGCCGGGGAACGTCCCCGGATCGGATCCGGGTTTCACGTCCGAGGGGGCGGAGCCCGCCTCGGGCTCCACTTCCGGCTCTTCGTCCTCGGTCCCCGCTCCGGCAACCGTGGACCCGCCCTCGGCGCGGAGCAGATAGGCGGTGTACGTGACGAACAGCCCGGCGAGCACGGCGCCCTCGACGCGGGAGACGGCGAGGTCGACCAGCGCGATCCCGCCGACGGCGGTGCTCGCCAGCAGCGCGAGGCCGTCCCGGTGAACCAGCGTCTCGGCGATCGGGATCACCCGGATCAGCGCGACGACGCCGAGGATGAACGCGAGGTTGTAGACGTTCGACCCGAGGACGTTCGCGACGGCGATGTCGCCGAGTCCGTTCGCCGCGGCGTCGAGGGAGACCGACAGCTCCGGCGTCGACGTGCCCATCGCGACGACCGTGAGGCCGATGGCGAGTTCGGAGAGCCCGAACCGCCGGGCGAGCCGGACCACCGCGTCCACGAGGAGGCGCGCGCCGATCCACAGCCCCAGCACCGAGAGGACGACGATCCCGACCTGCACGAGCGGCCCGCCCTGTACCATCGTTCGACCGTACCGTCCGGGCGTCGAGGAATCAACCTTCGGGCCGGGGGAGCGTGGTCGCCGGTCGAGATCCGGGACCGGGCGGTCGGAACGCCGGCGTCGTTCCCGGGGGACCCCTCCGGTCGACCTTGTGTCGGTTATGGGCGGAGCGGCACAGGACCGCTCCGCCGTACTCCGAGACGCTCGGCTTCGCCTCGCGTCGCGCCCAATTCGTGCGCGGCTCGGCCCGAAGACCTCGCCGCGGTTCTTCCGAGACGCTCGCTTCGCTCGCGTCTCGCCTCAGTCGTCGGCGGGGACGGCCCCCGCCGGCGCATCGGTCGGCGTCGTCGCCCGGCCGGCCAGCGCGAGCCCGACGAGCGCCAGCACCGACAGGGGCCCGAAGAAGTAGTACGGGACGAACGCCCACGACGATTCGAAGCCGAGCGCGGCCGCCATGAAGACCGCGCCGGCGTGCCACGGGAACAGCGGTCCGGTGGGGGTGCCGGCGGCCTCGACGGCCCGCGAGAGGTCCCGCGAGTCGAGCCCGTACTCGTCGTACAGCCCCCGGAGGCTCACGCCCGGCACGACGATGCTCATGTACTGCTGGGCGGTGAAGGCGTTCGTGAGCAGCGCGGACGCGCCGGTGCCGACCACGAGGGAGTTGCGCGACCACACCACGTCGGCCAGGCGGTCGGCGACGACCGCGAGCACGTCGGTTCCCTCCAGCAGCCCGCCCAGCGCCAGCGCCGCCACGACGACGGCGATCGTCCAGCCCGAGCCCGCGAGCCCGCCCGTCGCCAGCAGGCCGTTGACGAGCTCGCTTCCCGTCTCAGGCGCGGTGCCGCTCAGGAACGCCTCCCAGGCGGCGGTGAAGGAGCGCCCCTGCGCGAGCACGGTCGTCCCGGCGCCCGCGAACACGCCGGCGATCAGCGCCGGGAGCGCGGGGTACCCCCGGATCGCGAGGCCGAACGTGACCACCAGCGGGAGGAACACGAGCGGGCCGAGCGCGTACGTCGACGCCAGCGGCCCGGTGATCGCCGAAGGGTCGCCGCCGGAGCCGGTCACGGCGTACGCGCCGAGGACGGCGTAGCCGACGACCGAGAGGCCGAACGCGACGGCGGTGCCGAGGCGCATCGCGTTGATGTGGTCGTACAGGTCGGTGTTCGTCACCGCGGCCGCGAGGTTCGTCGTGTCCGACAGCGGGCTCTGCTTGTCGCCGGCGTACGCGCCCGAGACGATGGCGCCGGCGGTCATCGGCGCCGACACGTCCAGTCCCGAGCCGATGCCGATGAAGGCGACGCCGAGCGTCCCGACGGTCGTCCACGACGAGCCGATCGCGAAGGCGACGACGGCCGCGAGCACGGCCGTCACGGGGAGGAACACCGCCGGCGACAGCAGCCCGAGCCCGTAGTACATGAGCCCCGGGATCGTGCCGGCGCTGGTCCACGTCGCGATCAGCCCGTAGATGACGAACAGGATGAGGATCGCCTGCATGCCCATCCGCAGGCCGCCCTCGGCGGCGTCGTACACGCCGTCCCAGTCGTAGCCGAGCCGGTAGCGCGCGAACAACCCGGCGAAGGCGATGCTCCAAAGCAGCGGTCCGTGCGGGGCCAGGCCGAGCAGCCCCGAGCCGACGGCCAACGAGGCGACGACGACCGCGAGCGGCACGAGCGCCTCGCCGAACGTCGGCCGCCGCGCGTCGCCGAGGGGCTCGTCGGCGCGTGGCGGTTGCGTATCCATCACCGGTTCGTAATTCACTGAGGTAATTAAACTGCACGTCTTTATTATTCATGGTCGTAAATGGGGGTCGTTGCCGGCGAAATCGAGGCGGTGACAGAAGGGTGACCGAGCGCGTCGCGGCTGTGACGGAACCGTGACGGCGCGGCGACGACGCGGACGGGGGGACGGGCGGGGGTGGACGCCCGGTGTTTCTGTGGTATTTATTGTCCGGCAAATCCTGCGACCGCGTATGGCTGGCTTCGCGGAGATGGACGTCGACACCATCTGGCAAAACGGCGAGTACGTCGATTGGGAGGACGCGACCACGCACGTCCTCACACACGGACTGCACTACGGCACGGGCGTCTTCGAGGGCGTGCGCGCGTACGACACCGAGAAGGGGACGGCGGTGTTCCGCTGGGAGGAGCACCTCGACCGCTTCTTCGAGTCGACGAAGCCGTACGACATGGAGATCCCCTACTCCCGGGAGGAGCTGACCGAGGCGACGATGGAGGTCATCCGCCGCAACGACCTCGAATCGGCGTACGTCCGCCCCATCGCCTACTACGGCTACCACTCGCTCGGCGTCTCGCCGGGCGACTGTCCCACCGACGTGGCGATCGCGGCGTGGCCGTGGGGCGCGTACCTCGGAGACGACGCGCTGGAGAACGGCATCAAGGCGATGGTGTCCTCCTGGCGCAAGCACTCCTCCTCGCAGATCCCGACGAACGCGAAGACGACGGGGCTGTACGTCAACTCCCTGCTCGCGGGCGAGGAGGCCCGCCGCAACGGCTACAAGGAGGCGATCGTCCTCAACAAGGAGGGCAACGTCGCGGAGGGCCCCGGCGAGAACATCTTCCTCGTGCGCGACGGCGAGATCTTCACGCCCGGGCTCTCGGAGTCGATCCTCGACGGCATCACCCGCAACACGGTGATCGAGCTGGCTCGCGAGCGCGGCTACACCGTCCACGACAACGTGAGCATCTCCCGCGGCGAGTTGAACACGGCCGACGAGCTGTTCTTCACCGGCTCGGCGGCGGAGGTCACCCCGATCCGGCAGGTCGACAACGTCGAGATCGGCAACGGCTCGCGCGGGCCGGTCACCGAGGAGCTGCAGACCGCGTTCTTCGACCTCGTGGAGCGTCGCACCGACGACCACGAGGAGTGGTTCACCTACGTCTGAGCCGCCGGCGCGCCGTCCGGTCGAACCGCGGCTCCTCGCGCGCGCCCGATCGGTTCGGATCCCGTCACCGGACTGAGCTACCGACCACGGCAGCCGCCCCGAGGAACTCGACCCCGACCACGACCTCGATCTCGCCTTCGATCTCGCCTTCGACGGCGACCGGCCGCCGGTCGCTTACCCGTCCGCCTCGGTCTCCGTCGAGGTCCCGGCGTCGTCCGCTGTCGTCGTTTCGGTTTCGTCTTCTGCCGCCGTTTCGGTCTCGGTTCCGGCCTCAGCTTCGGTCTCGGTTTCGCCCTCGGGTTCGGTTTCCGTCCCCGCCTCCGTCTCGGTCGGCGACGGCTCGCCGAGCGAGAGATCCGCCCAGGCGACGGTCCCCTGCTCGACGACGTTCGCCGGTTCGAGTTCCGGGGCCGTGAGGACCCGCCGATCGTTCGGGAAGAGCCCCTCGGGCCCGGGGACCGAGAACGCGTCGTCCGACACGTCGTCCTCCTCGGGGTCGATCACGACGATCCGGCCGACCATTCCGAGCCCCAGGTGCGGCAGGCAGAGGTAGTCGTACACCCCCGGCTCGGTGAACTCGTACACCCACGACTGCCCCGGCGTCAGGGGCGGGGAGGTGAACGGTTCGACTCCCTCCGGAACCCGCCGCGGTACCTCGAGGTCAGGTTCAGCGAGCTCCGTGAACGCGGTCACCGTGTGGAGACCGTTGACGTCGACGAACTGAACGAGGTCGCCCGGTTCGATCTGCAGCCCCACGGGGTCGAAGAGGAACTCCGCGGGGACCTCGAGGAACGACCCCGGTGAGTCCTCGTCGGGTTCGGACGGGAACTGCGGGTGGTCGCCCTCGCCCTCCTCGGTGGTCACGTCCACGACGTGCTCGACGGTCACGCCGTCGGTCTCGTCGGCCGCGAGCGGGTACCCGAAGGTGGGGTCCACGAGGTCGTCGAGCACCGCGTCGCTGCCGGCGGACTCTCCGTCGCCCCCGTCGTCGCCGTCGTCTCCCGATCCGTCCCCGTCCTCGCCGTCGTCCTGCTGGCCCGCGACCATGCCGGCCCCGCCCAGCGTCGCCGCCGCGGCGGCCGCCCCGCCGAACTTGATCACCCGTCTGCGCGACGCCTCCGGTATCCAGCCGTGTTCGTCCGTCGATCCGCCCCTCTCGTCGGTTTCGTCGCTTTGGTTCGACATGCGGACACACTGTCCACGCGACGCTACATTGCTACCTCCTCCGTACGGTCGAGTACGGTCACCCCTAGCCCTCCGTACGGTCGGGTACGGTCACCCTGCGAGAACGGAGCCGGAGGAACGGACAGCCTCGCAGTCGATCCGTTCGGTCGACGGGATCGCACGCCCGACGGGAGTAACGAGCCGTTTCGTCGACGGTCGGAACCGGTCGTCAGTTGGTCCGCGAGGGAATCGAGGTGGGTCCCGCCGATCAGTCGTCCTCGTCGCCGTCCCGCTCGCGGACACACTCGCGCACGGGCTCGACCAGCTCGTCGGCGACCGTGTACGGGTCCGTCTCCCTCGCCAGCACGCGGTCGGCGAGCGCCTCGATCCCGCCGCGGGATTCGATCACGTCCTCGAGCAGGCCGGCGGTGTCCGCCCGCACGAGCTGCCGGATCTCCTCGGCGTACCGGGTGCGCGCCCGCTCGTCGATCCGGCCCGTCTCGTGAAGCCAGTCGGCGTGGTCGCCGAGCGTGTCGATCAGCTCGTCGACGCCGGTTGCGTCGGTGGCGACCGTCTCGACGACCCGCGCGTCCCACGCCTCCTCGTCCTCTTCGTCGAGCGCCACCTCCGCCATCTCCTCCTCGTCGACGGGGCCGTGGTGGCCCGTGTCCAGCCCCGCGGCGGGGTTCTCGCGCATGTGGATCATCTCCTCCAGCTCGGCGACGGTGCGCTCGGCCCCGTCCATGTCGGCCTTGTTGACGACGAACACGTCGCCGATCTCGAGGATGCCCGCCTTCAGCATCTGCACGTCGTCGCCCGACCCCGGCTGGACGAGCACGCACACCGTGTCGGCGGTCTTCACGATGTCGACCTCGTTTTGCCCGGCGCCGACCGTCTCGATGATCACCTTGTCCTTGCCGAAGGCGTCGAGCGCCTTCACCGCGTCCGCGGTGGCCGTCGAGAGCCCGCCGAGGGTCCCCCTCGCGCTCATCGACCGGAAGAACACGTCCATGTCGCCGACGTTGGAGGCCATGCGGATGCGATCGCCCAGCACCGCCCCGCCGGTGTACGGCGAGGAGGGGTCGACAGCGATGACGCCCACCGTCTCGTCGCGGTCGCGATACGACTTCGCCAGCTTGTCGACCAGCGTCGACTTGCCGGCGCCGGGGCTGCCCGTGATCCCGATCACGTCCGCGGTCCCGGTGTGGGTGTGGAGCGCGGAGACGATGTCGCGGTACCCCGGCGAGCGGTTCTCGATCTTCGTGATGACGCGCGCGAGCGCCCGGTGTTTCCCGTCCAGCAGGTCGTCGACCAGCGACGACTCCGTCCCTGTGACCGTCAT
This genomic stretch from Halobaculum roseum harbors:
- the argS gene encoding arginine--tRNA ligase, with amino-acid sequence MFRQFRSAVAAALTDALADLGYPTDDLGIEDPPDGVDATLASSVAFRLAGEAGAPPPQVAGEVADAVDVAATEYLARVDTSGPYVNFFVDDAYLADTLDAARDAEFGRLPRKDESVVVEHTSANPTGPVHVGRARNPIIGDAVANAVEYAGYDVDRHYYVNDAGRQMAIFTWAYETFDESDLPEPARDKPDYDLVRYYRKGNEVLEEGDEETVEAAEAEIASILQGLESGDEDTYERVGEVVDTVLSGMEASLARLPAEFDEFVKETRFIRDGSSDDVARRLKDLDESVLEEGAWQVDLSAHGYEKKLVFLRSDGTSLYTTRDLAHHEWKFENYDRAVTVLGEDHKLQAGQLQAALELLGNDTDRLQSMFYSYVNLPEGKMSTRAGTAVNLDDLLDEAIDRARQEVESRMDDRIRDDDLSEEDVERIARQVGIGAVRYDIVSKQPTKSITFEWDRALDFEAQSAPYVQYVHARCCGIVSEAGEEGLAPDAAVDPEALSTPEERDLLKVVARFPAVVEEAADDLEPHRIATYTREFAETFNAFYRECPVLTADDEATREARLALVAAARHTIANALDVLGVEAPESM
- a CDS encoding Na+/H+ antiporter NhaC family protein, encoding MDTQPPRADEPLGDARRPTFGEALVPLAVVVASLAVGSGLLGLAPHGPLLWSIAFAGLFARYRLGYDWDGVYDAAEGGLRMGMQAILILFVIYGLIATWTSAGTIPGLMYYGLGLLSPAVFLPVTAVLAAVVAFAIGSSWTTVGTLGVAFIGIGSGLDVSAPMTAGAIVSGAYAGDKQSPLSDTTNLAAAVTNTDLYDHINAMRLGTAVAFGLSVVGYAVLGAYAVTGSGGDPSAITGPLASTYALGPLVFLPLVVTFGLAIRGYPALPALIAGVFAGAGTTVLAQGRSFTAAWEAFLSGTAPETGSELVNGLLATGGLAGSGWTIAVVVAALALGGLLEGTDVLAVVADRLADVVWSRNSLVVGTGASALLTNAFTAQQYMSIVVPGVSLRGLYDEYGLDSRDLSRAVEAAGTPTGPLFPWHAGAVFMAAALGFESSWAFVPYYFFGPLSVLALVGLALAGRATTPTDAPAGAVPADD
- a CDS encoding calcium/sodium antiporter; translation: MVQGGPLVQVGIVVLSVLGLWIGARLLVDAVVRLARRFGLSELAIGLTVVAMGTSTPELSVSLDAAANGLGDIAVANVLGSNVYNLAFILGVVALIRVIPIAETLVHRDGLALLASTAVGGIALVDLAVSRVEGAVLAGLFVTYTAYLLRAEGGSTVAGAGTEDEEPEVEPEAGSAPSDVKPGSDPGTFPGDAATTDITGRVSFRGRDALLLVGGLALVLVSGDYMVAAASTLARGAGISEWVIGGTIVAAGTSTPEFAVSLVALSRGSLGVSVGNVVGSNVFNITGIMGAAALVRPLAVSANALETLAWLAGVTVLMVAALWTGRQLSRPEGALFAGSEIGRWVLGLFGLLG
- the meaB gene encoding methylmalonyl Co-A mutase-associated GTPase MeaB, with translation MTVTGTESSLVDDLLDGKHRALARVITKIENRSPGYRDIVSALHTHTGTADVIGITGSPGAGKSTLVDKLAKSYRDRDETVGVIAVDPSSPYTGGAVLGDRIRMASNVGDMDVFFRSMSARGTLGGLSTATADAVKALDAFGKDKVIIETVGAGQNEVDIVKTADTVCVLVQPGSGDDVQMLKAGILEIGDVFVVNKADMDGAERTVAELEEMIHMRENPAAGLDTGHHGPVDEEEMAEVALDEEDEEAWDARVVETVATDATGVDELIDTLGDHADWLHETGRIDERARTRYAEEIRQLVRADTAGLLEDVIESRGGIEALADRVLARETDPYTVADELVEPVRECVRERDGDEDD
- the ribB gene encoding 3,4-dihydroxy-2-butanone-4-phosphate synthase, coding for MSRQAGRLDRALAAFRAGEPVLVHDFDDREGETDLVYPAGAVEPADVTRMRNDAGGLICVAVSDAVADAADLPFLEEQIDHPAAASHDLAYDDRSSFSLPVNHRDTFTGITDDDRALTITELASMASAVEAGVEYGPDEFAAEFRAPGHVHVLRGAPDGLSDRLGHTELGLAMAAETGNPPAAVVCEMLDDETGRALSTRAAREYAQRHGFPYVEGEELVEALR
- a CDS encoding branched-chain amino acid transaminase; this encodes MAGFAEMDVDTIWQNGEYVDWEDATTHVLTHGLHYGTGVFEGVRAYDTEKGTAVFRWEEHLDRFFESTKPYDMEIPYSREELTEATMEVIRRNDLESAYVRPIAYYGYHSLGVSPGDCPTDVAIAAWPWGAYLGDDALENGIKAMVSSWRKHSSSQIPTNAKTTGLYVNSLLAGEEARRNGYKEAIVLNKEGNVAEGPGENIFLVRDGEIFTPGLSESILDGITRNTVIELARERGYTVHDNVSISRGELNTADELFFTGSAAEVTPIRQVDNVEIGNGSRGPVTEELQTAFFDLVERRTDDHEEWFTYV
- a CDS encoding DUF120 domain-containing protein; the protein is MSTSTTAVGHDEVAALKTVALRGGLREPVKVSCSTLGERLDASSQTASRRLQRLESAGLLDRDVVGDGQWVTVTDAGERRLRGEYADYRRLFEGEAGLSLSGTVTSGMGEGRHYIQLSGYHEQFVERLGYEPFPGTLNVELSEAAVRARAGLDSVDGIPIDGWEDEERTFGPATCYAAEVRADGDAFAPAHVIVPERTHHDEDQLELIAPAKLREELDLADGDEVRVRVTDAERADEPAPSAGGADAGGSA
- a CDS encoding plastocyanin/azurin family copper-binding protein, giving the protein MSNQSDETDERGGSTDEHGWIPEASRRRVIKFGGAAAAAATLGGAGMVAGQQDDGEDGDGSGDDGDDGGDGESAGSDAVLDDLVDPTFGYPLAADETDGVTVEHVVDVTTEEGEGDHPQFPSEPDEDSPGSFLEVPAEFLFDPVGLQIEPGDLVQFVDVNGLHTVTAFTELAEPDLEVPRRVPEGVEPFTSPPLTPGQSWVYEFTEPGVYDYLCLPHLGLGMVGRIVVIDPEEDDVSDDAFSVPGPEGLFPNDRRVLTAPELEPANVVEQGTVAWADLSLGEPSPTETEAGTETEPEGETETEAEAGTETETAAEDETETTTADDAGTSTETEADG